The following coding sequences are from one uncultured Cohaesibacter sp. window:
- a CDS encoding GFA family protein produces the protein MITPGKTYNASCHCGSIKFRVTISPGDKPPRRCTCSICRMRGAAAVSAPLDGIEFIAGKDMLSLYQFGTKSAEHYFCSKCGIYTHHKRRSNPNEYGINVACIEGVSPFDFKEIAVYDGINHPRDNDGASRIAGYLRYFEE, from the coding sequence TTGATCACACCGGGAAAGACCTACAATGCGTCTTGCCATTGTGGCTCCATCAAGTTCAGAGTTACGATTTCACCAGGAGACAAGCCTCCTCGTAGATGCACTTGTTCAATTTGTCGTATGCGCGGAGCGGCGGCTGTCTCAGCCCCTCTCGATGGTATCGAATTCATCGCTGGCAAAGACATGCTGAGCCTTTACCAGTTTGGAACGAAGAGTGCGGAACACTATTTCTGCTCCAAATGCGGCATTTACACCCACCACAAGCGGCGCTCCAATCCCAACGAATATGGTATCAATGTCGCTTGCATTGAGGGCGTCAGCCCGTTCGATTTCAAGGAGATCGCCGTTTATGACGGCATCAATCATCCGCGCGATAATGATGGAGCTTCCCGCATAGCGGGGTATCTTCGCTATTTTGAGGAATGA
- the nqrE gene encoding NADH:ubiquinone reductase (Na(+)-transporting) subunit E, whose translation MEGLISLAVKAIFLENLALSFFLGMCTFLAVSKKVETAIGLGISVTVVQAITVPANNLILHFFLAKGALSWLGLENVDLTFIGLISYIGVIAAMVQILEMILDRFFPALYNALGIFLPLITVNCAIMGGSLFMVERDYTFAESSVYGVSSGLGWALAITAMAGVREKLKYSDVPAGLQGLGVTFITAGLMAMGFMAFSGVKL comes from the coding sequence ATGGAAGGTCTTATTTCTCTTGCGGTAAAGGCAATCTTCCTTGAGAACCTTGCGCTTTCCTTCTTCCTGGGCATGTGTACATTCCTTGCCGTTTCCAAGAAGGTTGAAACCGCGATCGGTCTGGGGATCTCCGTGACAGTCGTTCAGGCTATCACTGTCCCTGCCAACAATCTGATCTTGCATTTCTTCCTTGCCAAAGGTGCACTGTCTTGGCTCGGCCTTGAAAATGTTGATCTTACCTTCATCGGTCTGATCTCCTATATCGGCGTGATCGCTGCTATGGTTCAGATCCTTGAAATGATCCTCGATCGCTTCTTCCCGGCGCTCTACAATGCGTTGGGTATCTTCCTGCCATTGATCACTGTGAACTGCGCCATCATGGGTGGTTCTCTGTTCATGGTGGAACGTGACTATACCTTTGCAGAAAGCTCCGTTTACGGTGTTTCCTCCGGCCTCGGTTGGGCTTTGGCCATCACTGCCATGGCAGGTGTTCGCGAGAAGCTCAAATATTCTGATGTTCCTGCAGGATTGCAGGGCCTTGGTGTTACATTCATCACCGCAGGTTTGATGGCCATGGGCTTCATGGCTTTCTCAGGCGTGAAGCTGTAA
- a CDS encoding L-serine ammonia-lyase, producing the protein MFLSIFDIFKIGIGPSSSHTMGPMNAALRFMSDLRDGAFMGVSAAQIRRVSCSLHGSLAFTGKGHATDRAVILGLLGFSPDKLDPDEAEAQEARVRKERFIEPEGFSRLRFNPDEDLVFDYGPSLPGHANGMKLFAYGDGNQQLASVTYYSIGGGFIVTASEMEETISHKPDALHKVQEEAGFPYPFGSAKEMLAMGKRSGLSIAAMKRANEETALSAQDLDSGIDRIWKAMRSAIDRGLSKDGILPGGLKVKRRAKHIHDQLQAAHGNNMPMPHQVNDWLSCYAMAVNEENAAGGRVVTAPTNGASGVVPSVLRYYRDHCPGSSDEGIRTFLLTAAAIGGLIKHNASISGAEAGCQAEVGSAAAMAASGLCAALGGSNEQIENAAEIALEHHLGMTCDPVKGLVQVPCIERNGLGAIKAVSAASLALYGDGSHFMPLDNCIRTLRETGRDMDEKYKETSLGGLAVNLPEC; encoded by the coding sequence ATGTTCCTCTCCATCTTTGACATCTTCAAGATCGGCATAGGCCCTTCATCGTCCCATACCATGGGACCGATGAATGCGGCCTTGCGGTTCATGTCGGACCTGCGGGATGGCGCCTTCATGGGCGTCAGCGCAGCTCAGATCAGGCGCGTGAGCTGCTCGCTGCATGGCTCGCTCGCCTTCACCGGCAAAGGGCATGCGACAGACCGCGCTGTCATCCTCGGTCTTCTTGGCTTTTCGCCAGACAAGCTTGACCCGGACGAAGCCGAAGCGCAGGAGGCGCGTGTACGCAAAGAAAGGTTCATTGAGCCGGAAGGGTTCTCGCGCCTGCGCTTCAACCCCGATGAAGACCTTGTTTTCGACTATGGTCCTTCCCTGCCGGGCCATGCCAATGGCATGAAGCTCTTTGCCTATGGCGACGGCAACCAGCAGCTTGCCAGCGTAACCTATTATTCCATCGGCGGCGGCTTCATCGTCACAGCCAGCGAAATGGAAGAGACGATCAGCCACAAGCCCGACGCTCTGCACAAAGTTCAGGAAGAGGCCGGTTTCCCCTACCCATTCGGCTCAGCCAAGGAAATGTTAGCAATGGGGAAGCGCTCGGGCCTATCGATTGCCGCCATGAAGCGGGCTAACGAGGAAACAGCACTTTCTGCACAAGATCTGGATTCTGGCATCGATCGGATCTGGAAAGCAATGCGGTCTGCAATTGATCGCGGTCTTTCCAAAGACGGTATTCTGCCCGGTGGCCTCAAGGTCAAGCGGCGGGCGAAACACATCCATGACCAGCTACAGGCGGCTCATGGCAACAACATGCCAATGCCACATCAGGTCAACGATTGGCTCAGCTGCTACGCCATGGCGGTGAATGAAGAAAATGCAGCCGGAGGGCGTGTGGTGACGGCCCCGACCAATGGCGCGTCTGGTGTTGTCCCTTCGGTGTTGCGCTATTATCGCGACCATTGCCCCGGCTCGTCCGATGAAGGTATCCGGACATTCCTGCTCACGGCTGCGGCGATTGGTGGCCTGATCAAACATAATGCCTCCATTTCGGGTGCTGAAGCGGGTTGTCAGGCCGAAGTCGGCTCAGCTGCCGCCATGGCTGCCAGTGGGCTCTGCGCGGCTCTGGGGGGCAGCAATGAGCAGATCGAGAATGCCGCCGAGATCGCACTCGAACATCATCTCGGCATGACCTGCGATCCGGTCAAAGGCCTCGTGCAAGTGCCTTGCATCGAACGTAATGGCCTTGGTGCCATCAAGGCGGTGTCAGCTGCGTCCCTCGCCCTTTATGGCGACGGTTCCCACTTCATGCCGCTCGATAATTGCATCCGCACTCTCAGGGAGACCGGCCGCGACATGGATGAAAAATACAAGGAAACGTCGCTCGGCGGGCTGGCTGTCAATCTGCCGGAATGCTAG
- a CDS encoding NADH:ubiquinone reductase (Na(+)-transporting) subunit D, whose product MSDSKNSMLIDPLVDNNPITLQVLGICSALAVTSSLKVAFVMAISVTLVTAFSNLFISMIRNHIPNNIRIIAQMVIIASLVILVDQVLKAYAFEISKTLSVFVGLIITNCIVMGRAEAYAMKNPPIPSFLDGIGNGLGYSFILMLVGIVRELFGSGSLFGITILKTVNNGGWYVPNGLLLLPPSAFFIIGMIIWIFRTWKPDQVEARDFSIIKQEGGH is encoded by the coding sequence ATGTCTGATAGCAAAAATAGCATGTTGATCGACCCGTTGGTCGATAACAACCCGATCACTTTGCAGGTTCTGGGCATTTGTTCAGCTCTTGCTGTGACCTCTTCCCTGAAGGTTGCATTCGTTATGGCAATTTCGGTTACGCTGGTAACGGCGTTCTCGAACCTGTTTATTTCGATGATCCGCAACCACATTCCCAACAACATCCGCATTATCGCGCAGATGGTGATCATCGCATCACTGGTTATTCTGGTGGATCAGGTCTTGAAAGCTTATGCCTTCGAGATTTCGAAAACCCTTTCGGTTTTCGTCGGTCTGATCATTACCAACTGTATCGTGATGGGCCGCGCTGAAGCCTATGCCATGAAGAACCCGCCAATCCCGAGTTTCCTTGACGGTATCGGCAACGGTCTTGGCTATTCCTTCATCCTGATGCTCGTCGGTATTGTTCGTGAGCTATTCGGCTCAGGCTCCCTGTTTGGTATTACCATCCTCAAAACCGTCAATAACGGTGGTTGGTATGTTCCGAATGGCCTGCTGCTGTTGCCACCAAGTGCCTTCTTCATTATCGGCATGATCATTTGGATCTTCCGTACATGGAAACCGGATCAGGTTGAAGCACGCGACTTCTCAATCATTAAACAAGAGGGAGGCCACTAA
- a CDS encoding Na(+)-translocating NADH-quinone reductase subunit A, with protein MKLKKGLDLPISGAPVQTIHEGPKITKVAVNGRDFIGLKPKMLVAEGDKVKKGQPLFLHKASEEVLYVAPGGGTVTAINRGARRVLETIVITLDEVEEEITFEATPAEQLSALPREAVQKRLYESGQWTYLKTRPYSYVPLQGTVPHSIFVTAMDTNPLAADPAVVIGENAAAFSAGTDVLTNLTDGHVFVCHAPDAKMPGVTSEKVVFETFEGPHPAGLAGTHIHFLDPVSHDKTVWSINYADVIAIGNLFLTGKIDTDRTIAICGPLATNPRLVKTRVGASIDELTAGEIEVGIDCRVVSGSVFSGVKAEDQFAYLSRSATQITLMEEDTKQRILGWGYPSMNYWSFTNVHLSSVFGTGKKFAFGTNQRGGRRAMVPYGSYEGVVPLDVLPTQLLKALLTLDTDLAQKLGALELDEEDLALCTFICHSKYEYGEALRANLVKIEKEG; from the coding sequence ATGAAGCTAAAAAAAGGATTGGATCTGCCGATATCAGGCGCTCCTGTCCAGACCATTCATGAGGGGCCAAAAATAACGAAGGTGGCTGTGAATGGTCGGGACTTCATCGGCCTGAAGCCCAAGATGCTGGTCGCGGAAGGGGACAAGGTCAAGAAGGGTCAACCTCTCTTCTTGCACAAAGCTTCCGAAGAAGTGCTCTATGTGGCTCCAGGAGGCGGAACCGTTACGGCGATCAATCGTGGTGCACGTCGTGTGCTTGAGACCATTGTGATTACGCTGGATGAGGTGGAAGAAGAAATCACCTTTGAGGCTACGCCTGCAGAACAGCTCAGTGCCCTCCCGCGCGAAGCTGTCCAGAAGCGCCTCTATGAAAGTGGTCAGTGGACCTACCTCAAGACAAGGCCTTATTCATATGTGCCTCTTCAGGGAACGGTTCCTCATTCCATCTTTGTAACGGCGATGGATACAAACCCGCTTGCTGCCGATCCAGCCGTGGTCATCGGCGAGAACGCAGCAGCATTCTCCGCAGGCACGGACGTTTTGACCAATCTTACCGATGGTCACGTTTTCGTTTGCCACGCACCGGACGCAAAAATGCCCGGCGTAACGTCCGAGAAGGTTGTTTTTGAAACCTTCGAAGGCCCGCATCCTGCCGGATTGGCCGGAACGCACATTCATTTCCTCGATCCAGTCAGCCATGATAAGACCGTTTGGTCCATCAATTATGCTGACGTGATCGCAATCGGCAACCTCTTCCTGACCGGTAAGATCGACACAGATCGCACCATTGCAATTTGTGGTCCCCTAGCGACCAACCCGCGTCTAGTTAAAACCCGCGTTGGCGCATCGATCGATGAACTGACCGCAGGTGAGATCGAGGTTGGAATTGATTGCCGCGTGGTTTCCGGCTCTGTTTTCTCCGGAGTTAAGGCTGAAGACCAGTTCGCCTATCTTTCCCGTTCGGCAACTCAGATCACCCTTATGGAAGAAGATACCAAACAGCGCATTCTTGGCTGGGGTTATCCTTCCATGAACTATTGGTCATTCACCAATGTTCATCTCTCTTCAGTGTTCGGTACCGGCAAGAAATTTGCTTTCGGAACCAACCAGCGCGGCGGGCGTCGTGCCATGGTGCCATACGGCAGCTATGAAGGAGTTGTGCCACTGGATGTTTTGCCGACGCAGCTTCTCAAAGCCTTGCTGACGCTGGATACCGATTTGGCACAAAAACTTGGTGCGCTTGAACTGGATGAAGAAGATCTGGCACTCTGCACCTTCATCTGTCATTCGAAATATGAGTATGGCGAAGCTCTTCGCGCCAATCTCGTCAAAATCGAAAAAGAGGGCTAA
- a CDS encoding Na(+)-translocating NADH-quinone reductase subunit C: MPEATDKKLGLWGRFLATPADNPVKTVIVAVALCLFCSMIVSAAAVALRPVQAENKVLDKRRNILEVAGLYQPGVDINKTYKEKIEPRLVDMETGKFSDAADPATYDQRSAAKDPATSLDIQDDIASIGRMAKLAAVYLIRNDAGEIDKIILPVHGYGLWSTMYGFVALKSDGNEVAGFQFYEQGETPGLGAEVDNPRWRALWPGKKIYGDDGNVEISVTKTPATPATQAYHIDSLAGATLTSRGVDNLIHFWMGDQGFKRFLDNLKEGTV, from the coding sequence ATGCCTGAGGCAACAGATAAGAAACTAGGTCTTTGGGGACGTTTTCTGGCGACGCCAGCTGACAACCCTGTCAAAACGGTCATCGTGGCCGTCGCCCTGTGCCTGTTCTGCTCCATGATCGTGTCAGCCGCAGCAGTGGCTCTCAGACCCGTTCAGGCAGAAAACAAGGTGCTGGACAAACGCCGCAACATTCTCGAAGTTGCTGGCCTTTACCAGCCGGGTGTTGACATCAACAAGACCTACAAAGAGAAGATCGAGCCGCGCCTCGTTGATATGGAAACCGGAAAATTCTCCGATGCAGCTGATCCCGCTACCTATGATCAGCGTTCTGCAGCGAAGGATCCGGCAACATCTCTGGATATTCAGGACGACATCGCAAGCATTGGCCGCATGGCTAAACTTGCCGCTGTTTACCTGATCCGCAACGACGCAGGTGAAATCGACAAGATCATTCTTCCTGTCCATGGCTACGGTCTGTGGTCCACGATGTATGGTTTTGTCGCGCTTAAGTCAGATGGCAACGAAGTTGCCGGCTTCCAGTTCTACGAACAGGGCGAAACCCCGGGCCTTGGCGCCGAGGTGGACAACCCGCGTTGGCGTGCTCTGTGGCCTGGCAAGAAAATCTACGGTGACGATGGTAACGTGGAAATTTCCGTTACCAAGACACCGGCAACGCCTGCCACCCAAGCCTACCATATCGACAGTCTGGCCGGTGCTACGCTGACCAGCCGAGGCGTTGACAACCTCATCCACTTCTGGATGGGCGATCAGGGCTTCAAGCGCTTCCTTGATAACCTCAAAGAAGGGACGGTCTAA
- the nqrF gene encoding NADH:ubiquinone reductase (Na(+)-transporting) subunit F — protein MEEFALGITFFILIVLALVAIILFARSRLVSTGNVNITINGEKTISVPAGGKLLGALASQKIFVASACGGGGTCAQCRCKVFEGGGSILPTEEAHITKREAKEGDRLSCQVAVKQDMKIQVPEEVFGVKKWECTVRSNDNVATFIKELVLELPEGEHVNFRAGGYIQIAAPAHEVAYKDFDVAEEYREDWDKFNLWQYVSKVDEPIERAYSMANYPEEKGIIMLNVRVASPPPGMPNVPPGQMSSFIFNLKPGDKVMISGPFGEFFARDSNKEMVFIGGGAGMAPMRSHIFDQLKRLDTKRKVSFWYGARSKREMFYVEDFDGLAADHPNFEWHVALSDALPEDNWTGLTGFIHNVLYEQYLRDHEAPEDCEYYMCGPPIMNQSVTNMLLDLGVDREDIMFDDFGG, from the coding sequence ATGGAAGAGTTTGCCCTTGGCATCACGTTCTTTATTCTGATCGTTCTGGCTCTGGTGGCGATCATTCTGTTCGCTCGCAGTCGACTGGTCTCTACAGGTAACGTGAACATCACCATTAACGGTGAAAAGACCATTTCCGTTCCTGCTGGTGGCAAGTTGCTCGGTGCTCTGGCTAGCCAGAAGATCTTTGTCGCTTCCGCCTGTGGCGGTGGTGGCACCTGCGCGCAGTGTCGTTGTAAGGTGTTCGAAGGTGGCGGGTCCATTCTGCCAACCGAAGAAGCCCACATCACCAAGCGTGAAGCAAAGGAAGGCGATCGCCTTTCCTGTCAGGTCGCTGTCAAGCAGGACATGAAAATTCAGGTGCCGGAAGAAGTCTTCGGCGTCAAGAAATGGGAATGTACCGTTCGTTCCAACGACAACGTTGCTACCTTCATCAAGGAATTGGTGCTTGAATTGCCTGAAGGCGAGCACGTCAATTTCCGTGCTGGTGGTTACATCCAGATCGCAGCTCCTGCCCATGAAGTGGCTTACAAGGACTTCGATGTGGCCGAGGAATATCGCGAAGATTGGGACAAGTTCAATCTGTGGCAGTATGTTTCCAAGGTGGATGAGCCGATCGAACGTGCTTACTCCATGGCCAACTATCCGGAAGAAAAGGGCATCATCATGCTCAACGTTCGTGTCGCCAGCCCACCTCCGGGCATGCCGAACGTTCCTCCCGGACAGATGTCCTCCTTTATCTTCAACCTGAAACCAGGTGACAAGGTCATGATTTCCGGTCCGTTCGGCGAGTTCTTTGCTCGTGATTCGAACAAGGAAATGGTGTTCATCGGTGGTGGTGCCGGTATGGCGCCAATGCGCTCTCATATCTTTGACCAGCTGAAGCGTTTGGATACCAAACGTAAGGTTAGCTTCTGGTATGGTGCTCGCTCCAAGCGCGAAATGTTCTATGTCGAAGATTTCGACGGCCTTGCAGCCGATCATCCGAACTTCGAATGGCACGTCGCTCTGTCCGATGCTCTGCCTGAAGATAACTGGACCGGCCTGACTGGCTTCATTCACAATGTGCTGTATGAACAGTATCTGCGTGACCATGAAGCTCCGGAAGACTGCGAATATTATATGTGCGGACCTCCGATCATGAACCAGTCCGTGACCAACATGCTGCTTGATCTCGGTGTTGACCGCGAAGACATCATGTTCGACGATTTCGGCGGCTAA
- a CDS encoding NADH:ubiquinone reductase (Na(+)-transporting) subunit B, producing MGLRNFFNSIEPHFHKGGKLERYFALYEMVESFIYTPKMVTRAAPHARDDIDLKRVMSYVVIATFPCVLMALYNTGYQTNSAIASMGLSEVAGWRAWIINLLGIGFDPNNIFANLVHGLLYFLPIYIFTLAAGGIVEVIFAIVRGHEINEGFFVTSMLYALIVPASTPLWMVSLGIIFGVLMGKEVFGGTGKNFLNPALVGRAFLYFAYPAAMSGDAIWTPVDGFTGATALGVTALNGVQGLSDIGLSWWDAFIGIMQGSMGETSALACLIGGLVLVFTRIANWRLIVGCIAGTVAFSALLNLIGSDTNPMFGMPFWWHMVLGGWAFGLVFMVTEPVSAAQTNTGRFWYGFLIGFMVIMIRVINPAFPEGMMLAILFGNIFAPLIDFFVVRANIKRRAARNA from the coding sequence TTGGGTCTGCGCAATTTCTTTAACAGCATTGAGCCGCATTTCCATAAAGGCGGCAAGCTGGAACGGTATTTCGCCCTTTACGAAATGGTGGAATCCTTCATTTACACGCCCAAGATGGTTACGCGCGCTGCTCCGCACGCACGTGACGATATCGATCTGAAGCGTGTTATGTCCTATGTGGTTATCGCCACATTCCCCTGTGTCCTGATGGCTCTATATAATACCGGCTATCAGACCAACTCGGCTATTGCCAGCATGGGGTTGTCCGAGGTCGCCGGTTGGCGCGCCTGGATCATCAACCTGTTGGGCATTGGCTTTGATCCGAACAACATCTTCGCCAATCTGGTGCATGGGTTGCTCTACTTCCTGCCGATCTACATTTTCACACTGGCCGCTGGCGGCATCGTGGAAGTGATTTTTGCGATCGTGCGTGGTCATGAGATCAACGAAGGCTTCTTCGTTACCTCCATGCTTTATGCCTTGATTGTTCCTGCCTCTACCCCGCTCTGGATGGTGTCTCTCGGTATCATCTTCGGCGTGCTGATGGGCAAGGAAGTGTTCGGTGGCACCGGCAAGAACTTCCTTAACCCGGCGCTGGTTGGGCGTGCTTTCCTATATTTCGCTTATCCGGCAGCAATGTCCGGTGATGCGATCTGGACCCCGGTTGACGGTTTCACCGGTGCTACGGCACTGGGCGTTACCGCACTCAACGGTGTTCAGGGACTGTCCGATATCGGTCTTTCCTGGTGGGATGCGTTCATCGGTATCATGCAGGGCTCCATGGGTGAAACCTCGGCACTGGCCTGCCTCATTGGTGGCTTGGTACTTGTCTTCACCCGCATCGCGAACTGGCGTCTCATTGTCGGCTGCATCGCTGGTACGGTTGCTTTCTCCGCACTGCTTAACCTGATCGGTTCCGACACCAACCCGATGTTCGGGATGCCATTCTGGTGGCATATGGTGCTTGGCGGTTGGGCCTTCGGTCTGGTCTTTATGGTCACCGAGCCTGTTTCTGCTGCACAGACCAATACGGGTCGTTTCTGGTACGGTTTCCTGATCGGCTTCATGGTTATCATGATCCGCGTCATCAACCCTGCTTTCCCTGAGGGCATGATGCTCGCAATCCTGTTTGGCAATATCTTTGCGCCGCTCATCGACTTCTTCGTTGTGCGCGCTAACATAAAGCGGAGGGCTGCTCGCAATGCCTGA
- the gcvP gene encoding aminomethyl-transferring glycine dehydrogenase — protein MTFKLTDYEAYDFANRRHIGPSPSEMAEMLKVIGFTTLDELINATVPSSIRQKAPLKWGGALTEGDTLHHMRKVASKNKLLTSLIGQGYYGTTTPPVILRNILENPAWYTAYTPYQPEISQGRLEALLNFQTMVSDLTGLEIANASLLDEATAAAEAMTMAKRASKSKSDIFFVDENCHPQNIAVIETRAEPLGITIKIGAPEDLDPSEVFGAIFQYPGTYGHVRDFTDIMTALHENKALGIVIADPLALALLKSPGEMGADIAVGSTQRFGVPLGYGGPHAAYMSCRDDLKRSMPGRIIGVTIDSHGRKAYRLALQTREQHIRREKANSNVCTAQALLAVIASMYAVYHGPDGIKAIAQYVHRKTVRLVDGLEKLGFKPEPDVFFDTVTVEVGALQGVIMNAAVANGINLRKVGTSKIGISLDEQTRPETVEAVWKSFGGDLSYGAFEHEREQDIPYRLPTANLRTTEYLTHPIFHLNRAEAEITRYMRRLADRDLALDRAMIPLGSCTMKLNATIEMIPITWPEFANLHPFVPDDQALGYKEMIEDLNKKLCLVTGYDAISQQPNSGAQGEYAGLITIRNYHRARGEGYRDVCLIPTSAHGTNPASAHMAGFKVVVVKSAENGDIDVDDFRAKAEKHSDNLAACMITYPSTHGVFEETVQEVCAITHKHGGQVYIDGANMNAMVGLSRPGDIGGDVSHLNLHKTFCIPHGGGGPGMGPIGVKAHLAPYLPGHPERDAAIGPVSAAPFGSPSILPVSWAYCLLMGGAGLTQSTKVAILNANYIAASLKGAYEVLYSSKAGLVAHECILETRPLKDSCGVSVDDIAKRLMDNGFHAPTMSFPVPGTLMVEPTESEPKAELDRFIAAMLDIRREAQDIEDGKIDAENNPLKNAPHTVRDLVGEWDRPYSRKQGCFPAGAFEVDKYWPPVNRVDNVYGDRHLICTCPPVDAYVEDEAAE, from the coding sequence ATGACCTTCAAACTGACCGATTATGAAGCTTATGATTTTGCCAACCGGCGCCATATCGGACCGTCGCCGAGTGAAATGGCGGAAATGCTCAAGGTGATCGGCTTCACCACCCTTGATGAGCTGATTAACGCAACTGTCCCCTCCTCCATTCGTCAGAAAGCCCCTCTCAAATGGGGTGGCGCGCTGACCGAAGGCGACACGCTGCATCATATGCGCAAGGTTGCCTCGAAGAACAAGCTGCTCACCTCGCTGATCGGACAGGGCTATTACGGCACCACCACGCCGCCGGTGATCCTTCGCAACATCCTTGAAAATCCGGCATGGTATACCGCTTACACGCCTTATCAGCCAGAAATCAGTCAGGGACGGCTTGAGGCTCTGCTCAACTTCCAGACCATGGTGTCTGACTTGACCGGCCTTGAAATTGCCAATGCCTCGCTGCTGGATGAGGCAACAGCCGCTGCGGAAGCCATGACCATGGCCAAACGCGCTTCCAAGTCAAAGTCTGATATCTTCTTTGTTGACGAGAACTGCCACCCGCAGAATATCGCCGTGATCGAAACCCGCGCCGAACCGCTTGGCATCACCATCAAGATCGGTGCACCGGAAGATCTCGACCCCTCGGAAGTCTTTGGCGCCATCTTCCAATATCCGGGCACCTATGGTCACGTGCGTGACTTCACAGACATCATGACGGCGCTACATGAGAACAAGGCACTCGGCATCGTGATTGCCGACCCGCTAGCGCTTGCCCTGCTCAAATCGCCGGGTGAAATGGGGGCTGATATCGCGGTTGGCTCCACGCAGCGCTTTGGCGTGCCGCTCGGCTATGGTGGCCCGCATGCCGCCTACATGTCCTGCCGCGACGATCTCAAGCGCTCCATGCCGGGCCGCATCATTGGCGTAACCATCGACAGCCATGGCCGAAAGGCCTACCGGCTTGCCCTTCAGACCCGAGAGCAGCATATCCGACGTGAAAAAGCCAACTCCAACGTCTGCACCGCGCAGGCCCTGCTAGCTGTTATCGCCTCGATGTATGCGGTCTATCATGGCCCGGACGGCATTAAGGCAATTGCGCAATATGTCCATCGCAAGACCGTGCGTCTGGTCGACGGCCTCGAAAAACTCGGCTTCAAGCCAGAACCGGACGTGTTCTTCGATACCGTGACCGTCGAGGTCGGCGCGCTTCAGGGCGTGATCATGAATGCAGCTGTCGCCAACGGCATCAACCTGCGCAAGGTGGGCACATCCAAGATCGGCATCAGCCTTGACGAGCAGACCCGCCCGGAAACCGTGGAAGCGGTGTGGAAGAGCTTTGGCGGCGATCTCTCCTATGGTGCGTTCGAGCATGAGCGCGAGCAGGACATTCCCTATCGCCTGCCGACGGCCAACCTGCGCACGACCGAATATCTGACGCACCCGATCTTCCACCTCAACCGTGCCGAGGCCGAGATCACCCGCTACATGCGGCGTCTTGCCGACCGCGATCTGGCGCTTGACCGGGCCATGATCCCGCTCGGCTCCTGCACGATGAAGCTCAACGCGACGATCGAGATGATCCCGATCACCTGGCCGGAATTCGCCAACCTGCATCCGTTCGTGCCTGACGATCAGGCGCTCGGCTACAAGGAGATGATCGAGGATCTCAACAAGAAGCTTTGCCTCGTTACCGGTTATGATGCCATCTCCCAGCAGCCGAACTCGGGCGCGCAGGGTGAATATGCCGGCCTCATCACCATCCGCAACTATCACAGGGCGCGTGGCGAAGGCTATCGCGATGTCTGCCTCATCCCGACCTCTGCTCACGGCACCAACCCGGCGTCGGCCCACATGGCCGGCTTCAAGGTTGTCGTGGTGAAATCCGCAGAAAACGGCGATATCGACGTGGACGATTTCCGCGCCAAGGCAGAGAAGCACAGCGACAATCTCGCCGCCTGCATGATCACCTATCCGTCCACCCATGGTGTGTTCGAGGAGACTGTGCAGGAGGTTTGCGCCATCACCCACAAGCATGGCGGACAGGTCTATATCGACGGGGCCAACATGAATGCCATGGTTGGGCTCTCCCGCCCCGGCGACATTGGCGGCGACGTCAGCCATCTCAACCTGCACAAGACTTTCTGCATTCCCCATGGCGGTGGCGGACCGGGCATGGGGCCGATCGGCGTCAAGGCCCATCTTGCCCCCTATCTGCCCGGCCATCCGGAACGCGATGCTGCCATCGGGCCGGTCTCTGCCGCCCCGTTTGGCTCGCCCTCGATCCTGCCGGTCAGCTGGGCCTATTGCCTGCTTATGGGTGGCGCAGGGCTTACCCAGTCGACCAAGGTGGCGATCCTCAATGCCAACTATATCGCCGCCAGCCTCAAGGGGGCCTATGAGGTGCTCTATTCCTCCAAGGCCGGTTTGGTGGCCCATGAATGCATTCTGGAAACCCGACCCTTGAAGGACAGCTGCGGCGTGAGTGTTGACGACATTGCCAAGCGCCTGATGGACAACGGCTTCCATGCACCGACCATGAGCTTTCCGGTTCCGGGCACATTAATGGTCGAGCCAACCGAATCCGAGCCAAAAGCCGAGCTTGACCGCTTCATCGCCGCCATGCTCGACATCCGCCGCGAGGCACAGGACATCGAGGACGGCAAGATCGACGCCGAAAATAACCCTCTGAAAAACGCACCTCACACGGTACGCGACCTTGTGGGAGAATGGGACCGCCCCTACTCCCGCAAGCAGGGATGCTTCCCGGCGGGGGCTTTCGAAGTGGACAAATATTGGCCGCCGGTCAACCGCGTCGATAACGTCTATGGCGACCGTCATCTCATCTGCACCTGCCCTCCAGTAGATGCTTATGTGGAGGATGAAGCTGCGGAGTAA